A genome region from Fundulus heteroclitus isolate FHET01 unplaced genomic scaffold, MU-UCD_Fhet_4.1 scaffold_85, whole genome shotgun sequence includes the following:
- the LOC118562269 gene encoding E3 ubiquitin/ISG15 ligase TRIM25-like: MEQNQLDRETLSCSICLDLLKDPVTIPCGHSYCMKCIKNFWDEEDHKGIHSCPQCRKTFLPRPELSKNTMLAALVEQLKKTGLQAAPADLCYAGPEDVACDSCSGRKLKAIKSCLICLASYCEKHLQPHYDSAAFKKHKLVEPSKNLQENICSRHDTVSAAAERTERQRELEVRRENIQQRIQDREKDVKLLQQELEAIKHSADKTVEDSEKIFTQLIRLIQKRSSDVKQQIRSQQETEGSRVKELQEKLEQEITELKRKDAELKQLSDTEDHNQFLHNYPSLSALSESTHSSSIKIRPLSYFEDVTAAVSELRDQLQDILRDAWTNISLRLTEVDVSLSEPEPKSRAGFLRYSCEITMDPNTAYRKLSLSEGNRKVTLMNQPQSYSSHPDRFTDYLQVLSRESLTGRCYWEVEWRKSVIVAVAYKNISRAGGWKKCVFGRNDKSWALICSQGSYEFVHNNIWTSISGPGSSRVGVYLDHRAGILSFYSVSETMTLLHRVQTTFTQPLHAGVWVGGSAEFCKPK, encoded by the exons atggagcagaaccagctggaccgagaaaccttgtcctgttcgatctgtctggatctactgaaggatccggtgactattccctgtggacacagctactgtatgaagtgtattaaaaacttctgggatgaagaggatcacaaaggaatccacagctgccctcagtgcaggaAAACTTTTCTACCGAGGCCTGAGCTGAGtaaaaacaccatgttagcagctttagtggagcagctgaagaagactggactccaagctgctcctgctgatctctgctatgctggacctgaagatgtggcctgtgattcctgctctggaagaaaactgaaagccatcaaGTCCTGTTTAATCTGTCTGGCCTCTTACtgtgagaaacaccttcagcctcattatgattcagctgcatttaagaaacacaagctggtggagccctccaagaacctccaggagaacatctgctctc gccacgacacagtgtcagctgcagcagaaaggactgagaggcagagagagctggaggtgagacgagaaaacatccagcagagaatccaggacagagagaaagatgtgaagctgcttcaacaggagctggaggccatcaagcactctgctgataaaacagtggaggacagtgagaagatcttcactcagctgatccgtctcatccagaaaagaagctctgatgtgaagcagcagatcagatcccagcaggaaactgaagggagtcgagtcaaagagcttcaggagaagctggagcaggagatcactgagctgaagaggaaagacgctgagctgaagcagctctcagacacagaggatcacaaccagtttctccacaactacccctcactgtcagcactcagtgagtctacacactcatccagcatcaagatccgtcctctgagctactttgaggatgtgacagcagctgtgtcagagctcagagatcaactacaggacatcctgagagacgcatggacaaacatctcactgagactcactgaggtggatgtttcactgtcagaaccagaaccaaagagcagagctggattcttgagatattcatgtgaaatcacaatggatccaaacacagcatACAGGAAGCTGTCACTATCAGAGgggaacaggaaggtgacattgATGAATCAACCTCAGTCTTATTctagtcatccagacagattcactgATTATCTTCAGGTTctgagtagagagagtctgactggacgttgttactgggaggtggagtggagaaAGAGCGTTATTGTAGCAGTCGCATACAAGAATatcagcagagcaggaggaTGGAAAAAATGTGTATTTGGACGTAATGACAAATCTTGGGCATTAATTTGTTCCCAAGGAAGTTATGAATTTGTTCACAACAACATCTGGACCTCCATCTCaggtcctggttcctccagagtaggagtgtacctggatcacagagcaggtattctgtccttctacagcgtctctgaaaccatgactctcctccacagagtccagaccaccttcACTCAGCCGCTACATGCTGGAGTTTGGGTtggaggttctgctgagttctgtaAACCCAAATAG